One window of the Spea bombifrons isolate aSpeBom1 chromosome 8, aSpeBom1.2.pri, whole genome shotgun sequence genome contains the following:
- the CCDC160 gene encoding coiled-coil domain-containing protein 160, whose protein sequence is MAEEKKHWVEELFPPHFSADDFLYQTFEPETLTSEKFAERRAKTLQNIYQNALQKTQQEEEERRRELLSKRIVRAYDLHVTETKPEQSNANQHETCRVCGGVNTSPPRSAESNGIWSSVELNVLRQEINRSQSEEARLKLKFDAYMNEMSELKAKYSKTLEELEAAKEALSISKRENECRKTQIKQFEKDLPRKEATIQDLRKDLHGKCVQVSSLNKLLAKAREDVQELQLKNKDFQQEMNTLKQQQELKNAISTEKLKLKYNVEINKLQKQIEILKEELTCKSAQHARDLIALDLLRKHFSSLSVNNRPQFTQLDIPPTNNR, encoded by the coding sequence atggcaGAAGAGAAAAAACACTGGGTCGAAGAgttatttcccccccatttcAGTGCAGATGATTTCCTTTATCAGACTTTTGAACCAGAAACACTGACGTCTGAAAAATTTGCAGAGAGGAGAGCGAAGACTTTGCAAAATATATACCAGAATGCATTGCAGAAAACTCagcaagaggaagaggagagaAGACGCGAGCTCTTATCTAAACGCATAGTTCGAGCGTACGATCTGCATGTTACGGAGACTAAACCCGAACAGTCCAACGCCAACCAACATGAGACGTgtcgtgtgtgtgggggggtaaacACTAGCCCCCCCAGGTCTGCGGAAAGTAATGGGATTTGGAGTAGTGtggaattaaatgttttacggCAAGAAATCAATAGAAGTCAGTCCGAAGAAGCTCGCTTAAAACTTAAGTTTGACGCTTACATGAATGAGATGTCTGAGCTGAAAGCCAAATACTCCAAGACTCTGGAAGAGCTTGAGGCTGCGAAAGAGGCCTTATCCATCTCAAAAAGAGAAAACGAATGCCGAAAAACGCAAATAAAACAGTTCGAGAAAGACTTGCCAAGAAAGGAGGCGACTATTCAGGATCTGAGGAAAGATCTGCATGGAAAGTGTGTGCAGGTCAGCAGCCTTAATAAACTTCTGGCTAAAGCCAGGGAGGACGTTCAGGAGTTACAGCTCAAAAATAAAGACTTCCAGCAAGAAATGAACACCTTGAAACAGCAGCAGGAACttaaaaatgcaatttcaaCAGAGAAATTAAAATTGAAGTATaatgtagaaataaataaactgcaGAAGCAAATTGAGATTCTTAAGGAAGAATTGACGTGTAAAAGTGCACAACATGCAAGAGACCTTATTGCATTGGATTTACTaaggaaacatttttcttctttgtctgTAAATAACAGACCTCAGTTTACACAACTAGATATACCCCCCACCAATAACCGCTAG